Proteins found in one Scardovia inopinata JCM 12537 genomic segment:
- a CDS encoding lysylphosphatidylglycerol synthase transmembrane domain-containing protein, translating into MKQKAAYSPDSHKQDQTDDDIPADSGLEIMDTVSLPQTRIVDTPPKRVHDLSDLLNAILFLLGSILFAFASVQLRGLTTGVNRDVHSIGTLINNWLYIVPLSLLQQITTIGIIIFVVFHLAFKEEWTQLAMSAIALICGFAAAFGVSQLVIAIHNPVLINELQSIEGILPDVFAALSAFLTAAGPRKIRTSVIWGWNLTFLLAAILIMLSADSFTGVFLALLLGRSVGLLVRFAVGTLNVGVWGKGVIEALKEVGLDIRVLRSRANSLKRPDASTRLSEQTVSIDDDLTLNSRLYDAVDSQGIHYTVSVLDERRHSAGYLRQLFQWFQMSNLATRHDRTVRVACHHHLDMLLGLRHIGLSTINPYAVADAQESGIMVYYTDNPLKSCSWESVSDDDAVCAMKYLETANRRGYTHRRITPANFVRDKDDNLILAGWDNGDFASIEANTSVDRAQMLAVFATKIGIDRTVACAVRAWGRDYVYNLIPFIQRAAIPVETRQDPSWNRSILKDLRAAMNALIPEDDANTTETVTLARFNVRNFVGAVLLIVAALVVFTQMKPAEMVKALSSANPWMALLSFVFGTFIPWIATAISLGVFVDKDKRHMVPLFLSQVMQGFTAVTMPAGVGPAFVNLQYLRKAGYKNTKATAIMSAVVAVQIATTGILLIIIGIFTGRNTLSGMIPTGTLAIVLAVIALLVAIVMAIKPLRKLIVRRFLPIIRSFGHDLTAVLTQPKELLWCAAGSVLQNVGLGLAFWSALLAFGYANNPIETTFVFLLANTLGSAVPTPGGLGAIEAALALAFSGIGVPSAIAVSATLVFRIMTYWLRIPLGAAAMQWLNKHDLI; encoded by the coding sequence ATGAAACAAAAAGCAGCATACAGCCCTGACTCCCATAAGCAGGATCAGACCGATGATGACATTCCGGCAGACAGCGGTCTGGAGATCATGGACACCGTGTCCCTTCCCCAGACTCGAATTGTAGATACCCCTCCCAAAAGAGTCCACGACCTGTCGGATCTGCTCAACGCCATCCTTTTTCTTCTGGGTTCTATTCTTTTTGCCTTTGCCTCAGTACAGTTACGAGGACTGACAACAGGAGTTAATCGGGATGTCCATAGCATAGGAACTCTTATAAATAACTGGCTTTACATTGTTCCTCTCTCTCTCCTGCAGCAGATAACCACCATTGGAATTATTATCTTTGTTGTATTCCACCTGGCATTCAAGGAGGAATGGACTCAGCTGGCTATGAGCGCCATCGCCCTCATTTGTGGCTTTGCAGCAGCTTTCGGTGTTTCTCAATTAGTGATTGCCATTCACAATCCTGTCTTAATCAATGAACTGCAATCCATCGAGGGAATTCTGCCTGACGTTTTCGCTGCCCTGTCTGCCTTTCTAACCGCAGCCGGCCCCAGGAAAATCCGTACCAGTGTTATATGGGGCTGGAATCTCACCTTCCTCTTGGCTGCCATCCTCATCATGCTCTCTGCTGACTCCTTCACTGGAGTTTTCCTGGCTCTTCTGCTTGGCCGCTCAGTTGGCCTCCTGGTTCGCTTTGCTGTAGGCACCTTGAACGTGGGGGTCTGGGGCAAGGGAGTCATTGAAGCTTTGAAGGAAGTGGGTCTTGACATCCGCGTTCTACGCAGCAGAGCCAATAGTCTGAAAAGACCCGATGCTTCAACTCGCTTGTCTGAGCAAACAGTAAGCATTGATGATGATCTGACCCTGAACTCACGATTGTACGACGCTGTGGATTCCCAAGGAATACATTATACTGTTTCCGTTTTAGATGAACGTCGACACTCAGCCGGCTATCTGCGTCAGCTTTTCCAGTGGTTCCAAATGTCCAATCTGGCAACCCGACACGACAGAACAGTGCGTGTTGCCTGCCATCATCACCTGGACATGCTCCTGGGCCTGCGTCATATAGGCCTGTCCACCATCAACCCTTACGCCGTTGCTGACGCCCAGGAATCCGGAATCATGGTCTACTACACCGACAATCCCCTGAAGAGCTGCAGCTGGGAATCTGTCAGCGATGATGATGCTGTCTGCGCCATGAAATACCTGGAAACCGCAAACCGCCGGGGCTACACCCACCGACGGATTACCCCTGCTAACTTTGTTCGCGACAAAGACGATAATCTTATTCTGGCCGGCTGGGACAACGGCGATTTCGCCAGTATTGAAGCCAATACCAGTGTTGACCGGGCACAAATGCTGGCTGTTTTTGCCACCAAGATTGGCATTGACCGGACAGTTGCCTGCGCGGTAAGAGCCTGGGGACGCGATTATGTGTATAACCTTATTCCTTTCATTCAGAGGGCAGCCATTCCGGTGGAAACCCGCCAGGATCCATCCTGGAACCGCTCGATTCTGAAAGATCTGAGGGCAGCAATGAATGCCCTGATTCCGGAAGATGATGCCAATACCACAGAAACCGTCACCCTGGCTCGTTTCAATGTGCGAAATTTTGTGGGGGCAGTACTTCTTATTGTGGCTGCCCTGGTTGTCTTTACTCAGATGAAACCGGCTGAGATGGTCAAAGCCCTGTCCAGCGCCAATCCCTGGATGGCCCTCCTGTCTTTTGTGTTTGGAACTTTCATACCCTGGATTGCAACAGCCATCTCCCTAGGGGTCTTTGTAGATAAAGATAAGCGGCACATGGTTCCCCTCTTCCTGTCTCAGGTTATGCAAGGATTCACTGCCGTCACCATGCCTGCAGGAGTGGGACCGGCCTTTGTAAACCTTCAATATCTGCGCAAAGCCGGCTATAAAAACACTAAAGCTACGGCCATTATGAGCGCGGTTGTAGCTGTCCAGATAGCTACAACCGGCATTCTGCTCATTATTATTGGTATTTTTACAGGCCGCAACACCCTGTCTGGCATGATTCCCACTGGTACTCTGGCTATTGTGCTGGCAGTAATCGCTCTGCTCGTTGCCATTGTTATGGCAATTAAACCTTTACGAAAACTGATTGTCCGGCGTTTCCTGCCCATCATTCGCTCCTTTGGCCATGATCTGACAGCTGTCCTGACACAGCCAAAGGAACTCCTCTGGTGTGCAGCTGGATCCGTTCTGCAGAACGTAGGTCTGGGCCTGGCATTCTGGTCAGCTCTGCTTGCTTTTGGTTATGCCAATAACCCTATAGAAACAACTTTTGTCTTCCTCCTGGCAAACACCCTGGGATCAGCAGTTCCTACCCCCGGCGGTCTGGGAGCTATTGAGGCTGCCCTGGCCCTGGCTTTCTCCGGCATAGGTGTTCCCTCAGCCATAGCAGTGTCCGCGACCCTGGTTTTCAGGATCATGACTTACTGGCTGCGCATCCCTCTGGGAGCTGCCGCTATGCAGTGGTTAAATAAGCATGACCTTATCTGA